A region of Reichenbachiella carrageenanivorans DNA encodes the following proteins:
- a CDS encoding copper resistance protein NlpE, whose product MKDIKYVLLGLVLVGHMTITSCGEDSTESVILGTWLGTNIVRSGCSDPLDNGDLECKRDLSECVSCMTLVLGRDGTYSLTANFDGSPNSETGDFEAKDGKIRLDPSNGDPYDLPVSDVSESDMIIDLPLSNGCSAKISLESTDC is encoded by the coding sequence ATGAAAGATATAAAATATGTGCTGCTAGGACTGGTACTAGTCGGTCACATGACAATAACCAGCTGTGGTGAAGACAGTACCGAAAGTGTAATACTAGGCACATGGCTTGGCACCAACATTGTGAGATCTGGCTGCTCAGACCCGCTAGACAACGGTGACCTAGAATGCAAAAGAGATTTATCTGAATGTGTCTCATGCATGACTCTTGTTTTGGGAAGAGATGGCACTTACTCACTCACTGCCAATTTTGACGGCAGCCCCAATAGCGAAACAGGAGACTTTGAGGCAAAGGATGGAAAAATCAGACTTGATCCGTCAAATGGCGACCCTTATGACCTACCCGTTTCTGATGTATCGGAATCTGACATGATCATTGACTTGCCTCTTTCCAATGGCTGCTCAGCCAAAATAAGCCTAGAAAGCACAGATTGCTAA
- a CDS encoding MltF family protein, whose protein sequence is MNRYILVCLLASGLGLFSCKRSNLDMTALEEQEQAEDPTYGYNPENVLDFDLNKIKERGYFTAIVDNSSTGMFLYRGEPMGYEYELLSLFAERMGLELRFNITPSMGDGFRKLNSGQGDILAYNLSVTKERQEFMDFTDPHNFVRQVLVQRKPDNWRSLKLHEIEKTLIRNPIDLIGKEVHVRKGSAYTTRLKHLAEEVGGDILIVEEFDELETEALIEMVATGEIDYTVSDEDVALVNARYFPILDVRTAISFPQQIAWGVRKHSPQLLDTLNAWIGHMKRTNEYYALYDKYFKSTRKSKEMVESDFFSKNSERISPYDSLIKIGAEKLGWDWQLLAAQISKESRFDPRAESWVGARGLMQVMPRTANSYGIHNLYSPSLNIKAGVKHLLWLEDVWKEIDDPIEKSKFVLASYNVGQGHVQDAARLAKKYGTNPEQWEDVAKYLRLKAKKKYYMDPVVQFGYCRGDEPVDYVEDILYRYGRYLQMDKSAAVAADDQPIVE, encoded by the coding sequence ATGAATAGATACATATTGGTTTGCCTATTGGCGTCGGGTCTGGGTTTGTTTTCGTGCAAACGGTCCAATCTAGATATGACTGCTCTCGAAGAGCAGGAACAAGCCGAAGACCCTACCTATGGATACAATCCTGAAAACGTACTTGATTTTGATTTGAATAAAATCAAAGAAAGAGGCTACTTCACCGCTATCGTAGACAATAGCTCTACGGGGATGTTTCTATATAGAGGCGAACCGATGGGATATGAATATGAGCTGCTTTCCTTGTTTGCTGAACGAATGGGACTTGAGCTAAGGTTTAACATCACACCAAGTATGGGCGATGGTTTTAGAAAACTCAATTCTGGCCAAGGCGACATCTTGGCCTACAACCTGTCAGTTACTAAAGAACGTCAAGAATTCATGGATTTCACGGATCCTCACAATTTTGTCAGGCAAGTTTTGGTTCAGCGTAAGCCAGACAATTGGCGTTCTTTAAAACTCCATGAAATTGAAAAAACACTAATTAGAAACCCCATAGATCTTATCGGTAAAGAAGTGCATGTGAGGAAAGGGTCGGCTTATACTACTCGGTTGAAACACTTAGCAGAAGAAGTCGGGGGCGATATCCTAATAGTAGAAGAGTTTGATGAGTTAGAGACAGAAGCTTTGATTGAAATGGTCGCCACGGGAGAGATCGACTATACGGTATCGGACGAAGATGTGGCTCTAGTCAACGCCAGGTACTTTCCAATACTCGATGTGCGTACGGCTATAAGTTTTCCTCAGCAGATTGCTTGGGGTGTAAGAAAACACTCGCCGCAGTTGCTCGATACGCTCAATGCATGGATTGGGCACATGAAACGCACCAATGAGTATTATGCGCTTTACGACAAATATTTTAAGAGTACTCGAAAAAGCAAGGAGATGGTGGAGAGTGACTTTTTTTCCAAAAACTCGGAGCGAATTTCACCCTACGACAGCTTAATTAAAATAGGTGCCGAAAAGCTCGGCTGGGACTGGCAACTGCTGGCTGCACAAATTTCTAAGGAATCTCGATTTGACCCTCGAGCAGAGTCTTGGGTAGGTGCCAGAGGTTTGATGCAGGTCATGCCTAGAACGGCGAATTCTTACGGCATTCATAATTTGTATAGTCCTTCGTTAAACATCAAAGCTGGGGTAAAACACCTCTTGTGGCTAGAAGACGTTTGGAAAGAAATAGATGACCCTATAGAAAAATCTAAGTTCGTTTTAGCTTCTTACAATGTAGGGCAGGGGCATGTACAGGATGCTGCTCGATTAGCTAAAAAATATGGGACTAATCCAGAACAGTGGGAAGATGTAGCTAAGTATCTCCGACTGAAAGCAAAGAAAAAATACTATATGGATCCTGTGGTTCAGTTTGGCTATTGTCGTGGAGACGAGCCTGTGGACTATGTAGAGGATATTTTGTATAGATATGGGCGCTACCTCCAGATGGATAAGAGTGCGGCTGTGGCAGCAGATGATCAGCCAATAGTCGAATAG
- a CDS encoding alpha/beta hydrolase, translated as MEKYLLIGLSAYLLLSLIVYLVQEYFMFHPEKLPEDFEYKYEDPFEELFFDVEENVKINGLHFTVKEPKGIVIYFHGNTRSIKGWSKYARDFTRSDYEVLLIDYRGFGKSTGKRAEKAIYKDSQYIYNQVRGWYPEEKIIIYGRSMGSGFAAKLASKNKPKMLILDAPYYSLSQLTSRWLFFLPLSILLKYHIRTDIWIKYVRCPIYIIHGTKDGLIPYRSSVRLRKEAPLTTRLIPIHGGKHNNLTFFSEYHNHLDEILQDKYDLIFDKSLKDFLDY; from the coding sequence ATGGAAAAGTATCTCCTTATTGGCCTAAGTGCCTATCTTTTGCTTTCCTTGATCGTCTATCTGGTGCAGGAGTATTTCATGTTTCACCCAGAAAAACTCCCCGAAGATTTTGAATATAAATATGAAGACCCATTCGAAGAGCTCTTCTTCGATGTGGAAGAAAACGTAAAGATAAACGGCCTACATTTTACAGTAAAAGAACCTAAAGGGATTGTCATCTATTTTCATGGCAATACACGAAGCATCAAAGGATGGAGTAAATATGCCCGCGACTTTACAAGGAGCGATTACGAAGTCTTGTTGATCGACTATAGGGGATTTGGCAAGAGTACTGGCAAGCGTGCAGAAAAGGCCATCTACAAAGACAGTCAATATATCTACAATCAAGTTAGAGGATGGTATCCAGAAGAAAAAATTATCATCTATGGCAGATCTATGGGATCAGGCTTTGCAGCCAAGTTGGCTTCTAAAAACAAACCCAAAATGTTGATTCTTGATGCCCCCTACTATAGCCTTTCTCAACTCACCTCTCGGTGGCTATTTTTCCTCCCTTTATCCATTTTACTCAAATATCACATCCGAACAGACATTTGGATCAAGTACGTGAGGTGCCCGATTTACATTATTCATGGTACAAAAGATGGGTTAATTCCATACCGGTCTAGTGTCAGATTACGCAAAGAAGCTCCATTGACCACTCGATTGATACCTATCCATGGAGGAAAGCACAACAACCTCACGTTTTTCAGTGAATATCACAACCATTTGGACGAAATCCTACAAGACAAATACGATTTAATATTCGATAAATCACTAAAAGATTTCCTAGATTATTAA
- the dxs gene encoding 1-deoxy-D-xylulose-5-phosphate synthase, translating into MQIEPGKLLAQINSPADMKSLDAVQLVKLSDELRQYIVDVVSVYGGHFGASLGVVELTVALHHVFNTPEDQLVWDVGHQAYGHKILTGRRDQFHTNRFYNGLSGFPKRKESEYDAFGVGHSSTSISAALGMAEASRHKNEKQKQHIAVIGDGAMTGGMAFEAMNHAGVSKSNLLIILNDNCMSIDPNVGALRDYLTDITTSKTYNKMRDEVWNILGKISKFGPNAQEIGSKVESSVKSFLLKQSNLFESLNLRYFGPIDGHDVNHLVSVLNDLKDIPGPKILHCLTKKGKGYSLAEKDQTKWHAPGTFDKFTGEIHKKVYETPQPPKYQEVFGHTIVELAEKNHKIMGITPAMPSGSSLNIMMKVMPDRAYDVGIAEQHAVTFSAGLATQGLVPFCNIYSTFMQRAYDQVIHDVAIQNLNVVFCLDRAGFAGADGPTHHGNYDISFFRCIPNMVVSAPMNEAELRNLMYTAQLPDQGPFSIRYPRGNGVMPDWKTPFEEIKIGTGRKLKEGDALAFLTLGHVGNYATEAGEKLQKEGLDVAHYDMRFAKPLDESMLHDVFHNYKYVITVEDGCLQGGFGSAILEFMADHGYQSKVVRLGIPDEVVEHGTQMELHKECGFDPDGLYQAAKKLLVLQTI; encoded by the coding sequence ATGCAAATCGAGCCCGGTAAGTTACTCGCCCAAATCAACTCTCCCGCGGACATGAAGAGCCTCGATGCTGTCCAACTGGTCAAGCTATCTGATGAACTTCGTCAATACATTGTAGATGTGGTTTCGGTATATGGTGGCCATTTTGGTGCCAGTTTGGGAGTGGTGGAGCTTACGGTAGCTCTACACCATGTGTTCAATACACCCGAAGATCAATTGGTTTGGGATGTAGGCCATCAGGCCTATGGACACAAAATCCTAACTGGCCGGAGAGACCAATTTCATACCAATAGGTTTTATAATGGACTGTCTGGTTTTCCAAAAAGGAAAGAAAGCGAATATGATGCTTTTGGAGTAGGGCATTCATCTACCTCCATTTCGGCAGCTCTAGGGATGGCTGAGGCCTCTCGTCATAAAAATGAAAAGCAAAAGCAACATATTGCTGTGATTGGAGACGGGGCCATGACTGGAGGTATGGCCTTCGAAGCGATGAACCATGCGGGTGTGTCTAAATCGAATTTGCTCATTATCCTTAATGATAATTGCATGTCGATTGATCCAAATGTGGGCGCGCTTCGAGATTATCTTACAGACATTACTACCTCTAAGACGTATAACAAAATGCGTGATGAGGTGTGGAATATATTGGGTAAAATCAGCAAGTTTGGGCCAAATGCCCAAGAAATAGGTTCTAAGGTAGAAAGCAGTGTCAAGTCTTTTCTGCTTAAGCAGAGCAACCTCTTCGAATCACTTAACTTAAGATATTTTGGGCCTATCGACGGGCATGATGTGAATCACTTGGTCAGTGTTTTGAATGATCTAAAAGATATTCCTGGTCCTAAAATATTGCACTGCCTTACCAAAAAAGGCAAGGGTTATTCCTTGGCGGAAAAAGATCAAACCAAATGGCACGCGCCAGGTACTTTCGACAAGTTTACAGGGGAGATTCATAAAAAAGTATACGAGACGCCACAGCCACCTAAATACCAAGAAGTATTTGGTCATACGATTGTGGAGTTAGCCGAAAAGAACCACAAAATCATGGGCATTACCCCAGCGATGCCTTCTGGCTCGTCGTTGAACATCATGATGAAAGTGATGCCAGATCGAGCCTACGATGTAGGTATAGCGGAGCAGCATGCCGTTACTTTTTCTGCAGGTCTGGCTACTCAAGGGTTAGTGCCGTTTTGCAATATCTATTCTACTTTTATGCAACGGGCCTATGATCAGGTCATTCATGATGTAGCTATTCAGAATTTGAATGTAGTTTTTTGTTTGGATCGCGCTGGTTTTGCTGGGGCTGATGGCCCTACCCATCATGGCAACTACGATATATCTTTTTTCAGGTGCATACCAAATATGGTAGTATCTGCCCCGATGAATGAAGCCGAGTTGAGAAACCTAATGTACACAGCGCAATTGCCAGATCAAGGGCCGTTTTCGATCCGATACCCAAGAGGCAACGGTGTAATGCCTGATTGGAAAACGCCATTTGAAGAAATAAAAATAGGTACAGGGAGAAAATTAAAAGAAGGCGACGCATTGGCTTTTCTAACCTTGGGTCATGTGGGTAATTATGCCACTGAGGCTGGCGAAAAGTTACAAAAAGAGGGCTTAGATGTTGCGCATTATGACATGCGATTTGCCAAGCCACTGGATGAGTCCATGTTGCATGATGTTTTCCATAATTACAAATATGTGATTACAGTAGAAGACGGCTGCCTGCAGGGAGGATTCGGTAGTGCTATACTAGAGTTTATGGCAGACCACGGTTACCAGAGCAAAGTGGTAAGGTTAGGTATTCCTGATGAAGTAGTAGAGCATGGTACGCAAATGGAGCTTCACAAAGAATGCGGGTTTGATCCTGATGGGTTGTATCAGGCTGCCAAGAAGCTACTGGTACTTCAAACGATCTAA
- a CDS encoding tellurite resistance TerB family protein — MNAQLHQLYIEYIKSRKIRIPEDQFIYLAKLYPALLVCMSDGVLDKEEWDGIVMATRGLSAEFVKSPEDDRDMIAMSFRTEIRYLLDNVDKWNKKFLNALHDAIKDNKLDQEFILETMYLFANIADGISDEEQEAINKLAHRLEIDHA; from the coding sequence ATGAACGCACAACTTCACCAACTCTACATTGAGTATATCAAATCTAGAAAAATACGCATTCCAGAAGATCAATTCATATACTTGGCTAAACTCTACCCAGCCTTGCTGGTATGTATGAGTGATGGCGTGCTAGATAAGGAAGAATGGGATGGGATCGTGATGGCTACCAGAGGGCTTTCTGCCGAATTTGTAAAATCACCTGAAGACGATAGAGACATGATTGCAATGTCGTTTAGAACAGAGATCAGATATCTGCTAGACAATGTGGACAAATGGAATAAGAAATTTCTTAATGCACTGCACGATGCTATCAAAGACAATAAATTAGATCAAGAATTTATATTGGAAACGATGTATTTGTTTGCCAACATAGCTGATGGGATATCAGATGAGGAACAAGAGGCGATCAACAAACTTGCTCATCGCCTTGAGATTGATCATGCTTGA
- the rfbA gene encoding glucose-1-phosphate thymidylyltransferase RfbA, which produces MKGIILAGGSGTRLHPLTVAVSKQILPVFDKPMIYYPLSTLMLAGIRDILIISTPRDLPMFESLLGDGSQMGCNFQYAVQEKPEGLAQAFIIGKEFIGQDKVALILGDNIFYASGISKKLQQCIDPNGGIVFAYHVQDPERYGVVAFDKSNQVISIEEKPQNPKSNFAVPGLYFYDNQVVEISESIKPSPRGELEITEVNNQYLNQKKLSVQILDRGTAWLDTGTFSSLNEAGSFVQIIEERQGLKIGCIEEVAYKMNYIDAQQLEQIATPLIKSGYGTYLLNLLK; this is translated from the coding sequence ATGAAAGGAATCATTTTGGCAGGCGGATCAGGAACTCGGTTACACCCACTCACTGTAGCTGTGAGCAAGCAGATATTGCCCGTATTTGACAAACCCATGATATACTACCCCCTGTCCACTTTGATGCTGGCTGGTATTAGGGATATTCTAATCATATCTACTCCACGAGATTTGCCCATGTTTGAAAGTCTATTGGGCGACGGCAGCCAAATGGGTTGTAACTTTCAATATGCCGTTCAAGAAAAACCAGAAGGCCTAGCCCAAGCTTTTATTATTGGCAAAGAATTTATAGGGCAGGACAAAGTAGCGCTTATTCTAGGCGATAATATTTTTTATGCCTCAGGTATATCCAAAAAACTGCAACAATGCATAGATCCAAATGGCGGAATTGTATTTGCCTATCACGTACAAGATCCCGAAAGGTACGGAGTAGTAGCGTTTGACAAATCCAATCAAGTCATCTCTATCGAAGAAAAGCCACAAAACCCTAAATCTAACTTCGCTGTACCTGGGCTTTATTTCTACGATAACCAAGTGGTAGAAATCAGCGAATCGATCAAACCTAGCCCAAGAGGTGAATTAGAAATCACGGAGGTAAACAACCAATACCTCAACCAGAAAAAATTAAGCGTTCAGATATTAGACCGAGGTACTGCTTGGTTAGACACAGGCACTTTTTCCTCCCTCAACGAGGCAGGCTCATTTGTGCAAATTATCGAAGAGCGTCAGGGGTTGAAAATAGGATGCATCGAAGAAGTCGCCTACAAAATGAATTACATTGATGCCCAGCAGCTTGAGCAAATAGCTACACCGCTAATCAAAAGTGGATATGGCACTTATCTATTAAATTTATTAAAATGA
- a CDS encoding DUF4920 domain-containing protein, with protein sequence MKNVSLLFLGCVLIFSCWKNEPKQQPQTSKVYGKTFDPTAVSDISNLPKLMSKSDSVWMTLSGPIEKTCAVKGCWMQLKTDQDDPLRVTFKDYGFFVPKNGEEGKTATVQGYCIKQETSVAELQHYAQDAGASEADIASITEPQVGYNFVATGVIIRD encoded by the coding sequence ATGAAAAATGTGAGCCTTCTTTTTCTTGGCTGTGTTTTAATCTTTTCTTGTTGGAAAAATGAACCCAAACAACAACCACAAACCAGTAAGGTATATGGGAAAACATTTGACCCAACAGCCGTCTCAGACATTTCCAATCTACCTAAACTGATGTCTAAATCTGATTCCGTCTGGATGACTCTATCTGGGCCAATAGAAAAAACCTGTGCAGTCAAAGGCTGCTGGATGCAGCTCAAAACGGATCAAGACGATCCCCTAAGAGTAACGTTCAAAGATTACGGATTTTTTGTGCCCAAAAACGGAGAAGAAGGCAAAACAGCCACCGTACAAGGCTATTGTATAAAACAAGAAACTTCTGTGGCCGAACTACAGCACTACGCACAAGATGCAGGAGCATCAGAAGCCGATATCGCTTCGATCACAGAACCACAGGTCGGGTACAATTTTGTAGCAACAGGTGTAATCATTCGAGATTAA
- a CDS encoding OmpA family protein, translating to MKHFITFLAAALLSCNLYAQETVKWASEVMYVTSETSALQYSAGQALRSPNVYPKGGENPNAWRPAKPDNDEYIVVKFDTPIRAQQIAIAETENPGAVSKVFAYDSLDNEYLLFDLNPRPIPLQSRLLNLFFEKTPYRIAYIRVDIKGGSVPGFNSIDAIGLSSSNIPISVLINLAQNVNQELVTERLGENVNSQYLEQSPVLSPDGKTLYFSRRSHPDNVGGVDDYEDIWYSELDEETQEWLPAKNLGAPLNTPGPNFICSITQVGDETVLLLGNRYEKKGRMSQGISMSKSKGDGKWDKPTNINVDNDYNYSDKVDYYMSADTKVILMAVERDDTYGDRDIYASFVKPNGDYSEPKNLGSVVNSADVESAPFLHHDGETLYFSSKGFRGYGNADIYVSKRLDDTWTNWSQPENLGKGVNGSEDDTYFNIPSSGSHAYFSRGKSDENTDIFRFRIDELFVEPTDEPVADSEEIFVTIHGKVLDSKTNEPIMSNVLVERLPDGITVGNAETNEYGEFVFKVRPGATYGVLAEKDGYLSQNENVDLNEVAETTDIQKDLFLSPIEKGAAITLNNIFFEFDKSDLRTSSYAELDRILKLLKSNQINKIEISGHTDSVGDDNYNLDLSQRRAWSVYSYFISNGINASRLESVGYGETIPIGPNDTPENRRTNRRVEFKIID from the coding sequence ATGAAACACTTTATCACCTTTTTAGCTGCTGCCCTGCTGTCTTGCAATCTATACGCGCAAGAAACTGTAAAATGGGCATCCGAAGTCATGTACGTGACCTCCGAAACTTCTGCATTACAATATTCCGCTGGACAGGCCTTACGCTCTCCCAATGTCTACCCAAAAGGTGGCGAAAACCCCAATGCCTGGCGACCTGCCAAGCCCGACAACGACGAGTATATCGTAGTGAAATTTGATACACCTATACGTGCACAACAGATAGCTATCGCTGAAACTGAAAATCCAGGAGCCGTATCAAAGGTATTTGCCTATGATTCATTAGATAATGAATATTTGCTCTTCGATCTCAACCCAAGACCCATTCCTCTTCAAAGCAGATTACTCAATTTGTTTTTTGAAAAAACACCTTATCGTATAGCCTATATCAGAGTAGACATTAAAGGTGGTAGTGTCCCTGGTTTCAACAGTATCGATGCCATTGGTCTATCTTCATCCAACATTCCGATCAGTGTATTAATCAACTTGGCTCAAAACGTAAACCAAGAACTTGTCACAGAACGCTTGGGGGAAAATGTAAACAGTCAGTACTTAGAGCAAAGTCCCGTGCTTTCGCCTGATGGCAAAACTTTATATTTTAGCCGACGCTCTCATCCAGACAACGTAGGCGGTGTAGACGACTATGAAGATATTTGGTATTCTGAGCTGGACGAAGAAACACAAGAATGGCTTCCTGCCAAAAATTTGGGTGCGCCTCTCAACACCCCTGGCCCAAACTTTATCTGCTCTATTACGCAAGTAGGAGACGAAACAGTACTCTTGCTAGGCAATCGATATGAGAAAAAAGGAAGAATGTCTCAGGGTATCTCAATGAGTAAAAGCAAAGGGGATGGCAAATGGGACAAACCTACCAACATCAACGTAGACAACGATTATAATTATTCCGACAAGGTAGATTATTACATGAGTGCAGACACCAAAGTCATTCTCATGGCAGTAGAAAGAGACGACACGTACGGCGACCGAGACATCTATGCTTCTTTTGTAAAACCAAATGGAGACTACAGTGAACCTAAAAACCTAGGTAGTGTAGTCAATTCAGCAGATGTAGAGAGTGCCCCTTTCTTACATCACGATGGAGAAACTTTATACTTCTCCTCCAAGGGATTCAGAGGATATGGCAACGCCGACATCTATGTATCTAAAAGGCTCGACGACACTTGGACCAACTGGTCTCAGCCAGAAAATCTCGGAAAAGGAGTAAATGGTAGCGAAGACGATACTTATTTCAATATTCCTTCCTCTGGTAGCCATGCCTATTTCAGTAGAGGAAAATCTGATGAAAACACGGATATTTTCAGATTTAGAATCGACGAGCTGTTTGTAGAACCTACAGACGAGCCTGTAGCTGACTCAGAAGAAATATTCGTAACCATCCACGGCAAAGTGCTTGACTCTAAAACGAACGAGCCAATTATGAGTAATGTATTGGTAGAAAGGCTTCCTGACGGCATCACCGTAGGCAACGCAGAAACCAATGAATACGGCGAATTTGTATTCAAAGTAAGACCTGGAGCTACCTATGGTGTACTCGCCGAAAAAGACGGATACCTGTCTCAAAATGAAAATGTAGACCTCAATGAAGTGGCAGAGACTACAGACATACAAAAAGACCTGTTCTTGTCGCCTATAGAAAAAGGAGCTGCCATCACACTCAACAATATTTTCTTTGAGTTTGACAAATCTGACTTGCGTACTTCTTCTTACGCAGAGCTTGACCGTATATTGAAATTGCTCAAAAGCAATCAAATAAACAAAATAGAAATATCAGGACATACAGATTCCGTAGGTGATGACAATTATAACCTAGACCTGTCACAAAGAAGAGCTTGGTCTGTATATAGCTACTTCATTTCAAACGGAATCAATGCCTCACGCCTAGAATCTGTAGGCTACGGAGAAACCATACCCATCGGGCCTAATGACACCCCCGAAAATCGACGAACAAATAGAAGGGTAGAATTTAAAATTATTGACTAA
- a CDS encoding glycoside hydrolase family 3 protein, which translates to MKKLFALACIALYSITAIAQTLETEKDSISLDVMIGQMILTGIGDYSYLEKDANILDEIKAGKVGGVIFFEKNINTEHPKKQLKRTIDLLTEAATIPLFISIDEEGGRVNRLKPKYGFPETKQAGELGAMNNLDTTTFYANNTASTLNEFGFNLNYAPDVDVAINPDNPVIAKLGRSYSNDPKIVAAHAQAVIDVHRSNGVLTTLKHFPGHGSSKNDSHLGVADVSNTWQFAELMPYKYLLDSGRIDGVMTAHIINEHLDPSKLPATLSPYIISNILRGVLGYEGVVFTDDMQMHAISKNFGFEESIKMAIHAGVDVMLFCNNVPGNERRTPSQIHTIISNYVTSGEISVDRIQTSYNRIMKLKSTFE; encoded by the coding sequence ATGAAGAAATTATTTGCCTTGGCGTGTATCGCGCTATACTCCATAACTGCTATTGCGCAAACCCTAGAGACCGAAAAGGATTCTATAAGTCTTGATGTAATGATCGGCCAGATGATTCTGACAGGAATTGGCGACTATTCATACCTCGAAAAAGACGCTAATATCTTGGATGAAATCAAAGCTGGGAAAGTAGGGGGAGTAATCTTTTTCGAAAAAAATATCAACACCGAACATCCCAAAAAACAACTCAAAAGAACCATCGACCTGCTTACTGAAGCCGCCACTATTCCGCTATTTATAAGCATAGACGAAGAAGGAGGGCGTGTCAATCGGCTCAAGCCCAAATACGGTTTTCCTGAAACCAAACAAGCGGGTGAGCTGGGTGCTATGAATAACCTAGACACAACAACTTTCTATGCCAACAATACGGCCTCGACACTGAACGAATTTGGATTCAACCTAAACTATGCGCCAGATGTAGATGTGGCGATCAATCCAGACAATCCTGTCATTGCCAAGCTGGGGCGCAGTTATTCAAACGACCCCAAGATCGTAGCCGCTCATGCACAAGCGGTCATAGATGTGCACCGCTCCAATGGCGTACTGACCACGCTCAAGCACTTTCCTGGGCATGGAAGTTCTAAAAATGATTCACACCTAGGTGTGGCCGACGTAAGCAATACATGGCAATTCGCCGAACTAATGCCATACAAATACCTGCTTGACTCTGGCAGGATCGATGGTGTCATGACTGCTCACATCATCAACGAACATTTGGATCCGTCCAAATTGCCAGCAACACTATCCCCCTACATCATCAGCAACATCCTGCGAGGCGTACTCGGTTACGAAGGCGTGGTTTTCACCGACGACATGCAAATGCATGCCATATCAAAAAACTTTGGATTTGAGGAATCGATCAAAATGGCCATCCATGCAGGAGTAGATGTCATGCTTTTTTGCAATAACGTGCCAGGTAATGAAAGAAGAACCCCTTCACAGATTCATACAATCATAAGCAACTATGTCACTTCTGGAGAGATTTCTGTTGACCGAATTCAGACCTCCTACAACCGTATCATGAAACTCAAATCAACTTTCGAATGA
- a CDS encoding hydrogen peroxide-inducible genes activator: MTLVQLEYIIALDNYRHFAIAAEKCFVTQPTLSMQIQKLEDTLGVILFDRSKHPIEPTEIGAQVIEQGRKIIAESKKITEIIDDEKHEIRGDVRIGVIPTLAPYLVPLFISSFIDKYPKINLQVSEHMTGDMLDLLKKDQIDIGLMVTPLKEEGMKELPLFYEEFYAYISHRHPLYDHKTVSSAELKNEGLWILDEGHCFRSQMLNICNAKKADRYNNRVLYESGSLEALKKLVDRRGGYTLLPELFTLDLSKDEQTKLRKFSEPVPTREVGLVVKKSYAKKKLLEALHKEVLANLPPIMVSRKNTNVIKV, encoded by the coding sequence TTGACACTCGTACAACTAGAATACATCATTGCTCTCGACAACTATAGACACTTTGCTATAGCCGCCGAAAAATGTTTTGTTACCCAGCCTACGCTGAGTATGCAAATCCAAAAACTAGAAGATACACTAGGCGTCATTCTTTTCGATCGCTCTAAGCATCCCATTGAACCTACAGAAATAGGCGCACAGGTCATCGAGCAAGGCAGAAAAATCATAGCCGAGTCAAAGAAAATCACAGAAATCATAGATGACGAAAAACATGAAATTCGTGGAGATGTAAGGATAGGGGTGATCCCAACACTGGCACCCTATTTAGTTCCTCTTTTTATCTCTTCTTTTATTGATAAATATCCGAAAATCAATCTTCAGGTAAGCGAACACATGACTGGCGATATGCTCGATTTACTGAAAAAAGATCAAATAGATATAGGCCTCATGGTGACACCCCTAAAAGAAGAAGGCATGAAAGAGCTTCCTCTCTTTTACGAAGAATTTTATGCTTATATCTCACACAGGCACCCTCTGTACGATCACAAAACCGTCTCCTCTGCAGAATTGAAAAATGAAGGTTTGTGGATACTCGATGAAGGACACTGTTTTAGAAGTCAAATGCTGAACATCTGCAATGCAAAAAAAGCAGACCGCTACAACAATCGCGTGCTCTATGAAAGTGGGTCGCTAGAAGCACTCAAAAAATTAGTGGATCGCCGAGGAGGATACACACTATTGCCAGAACTGTTCACTTTAGACCTTTCAAAAGACGAACAAACCAAACTGCGAAAATTTTCTGAACCTGTTCCCACACGAGAGGTTGGACTTGTCGTAAAGAAAAGCTACGCCAAAAAGAAACTCCTAGAAGCCTTACACAAAGAGGTTTTAGCGAACCTGCCACCAATCATGGTAAGTCGAAAAAACACCAATGTCATCAAAGTATAG